A genomic window from Flavobacterium azooxidireducens includes:
- the panC gene encoding pantoate--beta-alanine ligase — protein MLIFNKQTDLKAYLSPFWTAKTTIGFVPTMGALHDGHLSLLRKALQENKVVVMSIFVNPTQFNNPEDLEKYPRTLDRDVQKIATLSDKVIIYAPTVEDIYNGKTVSESFNYDGLEHQMEGKHRPGHFDGVGTIVKRLFEIVQPSNSYFGEKDFQQLQIIKKLVQKHKIPVNVIGCPIHREKNGLAMSSRNERLTETEKEESTLIFKTLTTAKKLFGTKSAKEVSEFVKKTFENHPKFSLEYFQIADEATLKPCFRKSKNKKYRAFIAVFINNIRLIDTISLN, from the coding sequence ATGCTCATTTTCAATAAACAAACCGATCTTAAAGCCTATTTGTCACCCTTTTGGACAGCTAAAACCACTATCGGATTTGTGCCAACCATGGGTGCTTTGCACGATGGACACCTGTCTTTGCTCAGAAAAGCACTACAAGAAAACAAAGTTGTTGTGATGAGTATTTTTGTAAACCCAACACAGTTCAACAATCCCGAAGATTTAGAGAAATACCCAAGAACACTTGATAGAGATGTTCAGAAAATAGCTACACTAAGTGATAAAGTAATTATTTATGCTCCCACTGTTGAGGATATTTACAACGGAAAAACAGTTTCTGAGTCCTTTAATTATGACGGCTTGGAACATCAAATGGAAGGAAAACATCGCCCCGGACATTTTGATGGAGTAGGAACAATTGTGAAACGATTATTTGAAATTGTTCAACCCTCTAATTCCTATTTTGGCGAAAAAGATTTTCAGCAATTGCAGATTATCAAAAAATTGGTTCAAAAGCATAAAATTCCTGTAAACGTAATTGGTTGCCCAATTCATCGCGAAAAAAATGGCTTAGCAATGAGTTCTAGAAACGAACGACTTACTGAAACTGAAAAAGAAGAATCTACTTTGATTTTCAAGACATTAACTACTGCCAAAAAATTGTTTGGCACGAAATCTGCTAAAGAGGTTTCGGAATTTGTTAAAAAAACGTTTGAAAATCACCCTAAATTTTCGTTAGAATATTTTCAAATTGCCGATGAAGCCACGTTAAAACCTTGTTTTCGCAAATCGAAAAATAAAAAATACCGTGCTTTTATCGCTGTTTTTATCAACAACATTCGATTGATTGATACTATTTCATTAAATTAA
- the panD gene encoding aspartate 1-decarboxylase — protein MQIQVVKSKIHRVKVTGADLNYIGSITIDEALMEASNLVEGEKVAIVNINNGERLETYVIKGNRNSGEITLNGPAARKVQKGDIIIVIAYGIIDFEEAKTFKPALVFPNENDNSLT, from the coding sequence ATGCAAATTCAAGTTGTAAAATCCAAGATTCACCGCGTAAAGGTGACTGGAGCAGATTTAAATTACATCGGTAGTATTACTATCGACGAAGCTTTAATGGAAGCTTCAAATCTTGTAGAAGGAGAAAAAGTTGCTATCGTAAACATCAACAATGGTGAGCGTTTAGAGACCTACGTAATTAAAGGAAATCGCAACAGTGGCGAAATTACTTTGAACGGTCCGGCTGCACGAAAAGTTCAAAAAGGAGATATAATTATCGTGATTGCTTACGGAATTATAGATTTTGAAGAAGCTAAAACCTTCAAACCGGCATTAGTTTTTCCTAATGAGAACGACAATTCGTTGACCTAA
- a CDS encoding lysylphosphatidylglycerol synthase transmembrane domain-containing protein: MKQKIGKWLSILLPILLGLALVIYTYNKFTPEQLEEIKLQFKNADYFYIYISLLISAVALWSRGYRWRYTLEHLGYKPKISTNVMAVCIGYFINMSIPRSGEVSRALILKKYEDVPFDKAFGTIIAERVVDTFFLLSFIGLAFFLEFDVLKAFVLDKIPFQKLMLILGIGTFMMIGVILLFRYSKIRPIVIIKQKISGLMDGVFSIWKMEKKWAFLFHSLLIWTSYFFMFYITIFALPETSNLSLSTVVISFIVGGIAITLTNSGFGAYPFLMAEILLLYNVPETAGTAFGWLVWTSQTLMVVILGTLSFLLLPILNKNK; encoded by the coding sequence TTGAAACAGAAAATCGGCAAATGGCTTTCTATTCTACTTCCAATTTTGTTGGGATTGGCGTTGGTTATTTATACCTACAATAAATTTACACCCGAACAATTAGAGGAAATTAAATTGCAATTTAAAAATGCTGATTATTTCTATATTTATATCTCGTTGTTAATTAGTGCAGTGGCTTTGTGGTCAAGAGGTTATCGATGGAGGTATACGTTGGAACATTTGGGCTATAAACCAAAAATTTCTACGAATGTGATGGCAGTTTGTATTGGCTATTTTATCAACATGTCTATTCCGCGTTCAGGCGAAGTTTCACGTGCTTTGATTCTCAAAAAATACGAAGATGTCCCGTTTGATAAAGCCTTCGGAACCATCATCGCCGAAAGAGTTGTTGATACATTTTTCTTATTATCATTCATTGGTTTAGCCTTTTTTCTGGAATTTGATGTGTTAAAAGCATTTGTTTTGGATAAAATTCCTTTTCAAAAATTGATGCTAATTTTAGGAATTGGCACTTTTATGATGATAGGTGTTATTTTATTGTTTCGTTATTCAAAAATCAGACCTATTGTAATCATCAAACAAAAAATTTCCGGTTTGATGGATGGTGTTTTCAGTATTTGGAAAATGGAGAAAAAATGGGCTTTCCTCTTTCATTCTTTATTGATTTGGACAAGTTATTTTTTTATGTTTTACATTACTATTTTTGCACTACCTGAAACCAGTAACTTGAGTTTAAGTACCGTTGTCATTTCATTTATTGTGGGCGGAATTGCCATTACTTTAACGAATTCAGGGTTTGGAGCCTATCCATTTTTGATGGCAGAAATTCTTCTACTTTACAACGTTCCCGAAACTGCCGGAACTGCTTTTGGCTGGTTGGTATGGACTTCACAAACACTAATGGTGGTGATTTTAGGAACACTTTCATTTTTATTGCTTCCCATTTTAAACAAAAACAAATAA